A window of the Ostrea edulis chromosome 1, xbOstEdul1.1, whole genome shotgun sequence genome harbors these coding sequences:
- the LOC125663918 gene encoding neo-calmodulin-like yields MDRGARGREVEPRPKRAPVLYGEIAKRKGAKHQLAKEKVQELFDAFTMFDKNGDGMITADELGKVLFQMGNRPNLRELQSFVRSVDADKSGTIDFDEFLEIFGRKMSIDPEKELHEVFQVFDGNKDGFISPDELYRILSRLGEPTTKEEAQAMIREADINGDGLVDYKEFKAILNFR; encoded by the exons ATGGACAGAGGAGCACGCGGCAGAGAGGTGGAACCTAGACCCAAACGGGCACCA GTCCTGTATGGAGAAATCGCGAAGAGAAAGGGTGCGAAACATCAACTCGCCAAAGAAAAGGTGCAAG AGTTGTTTGATGCCTTCACGATGTTCGACAAGAACGGAGACGGTATGATCACAGCTGATGAGCTAGGCAAGGTCCTTTTCCAGATGGGAAATCGCCCAAATCTGAGGGAGCTTCAGTCCTTCGTCCGCTCAGTAGATGCTGACA aGAGTGGAACCATTGACTTTGACGAATTCCTGGAGATTTTTGGGCGTAAAATGTCCATCGACCCAGAGAAGGAGCTGCACGAGGTATTTCAGGTGTTTGATGGGAACAAGGACGGGTTTATCTCCCCTGACGAACTTTACAGAATCCTCTCCAGATTGGGGGAACCAACAACAAAG gaagaAGCACAAGCAATGATTCGAGAGGCTGATATAAATGGAGACGGCCTGGTGGACTACAAAG AATTCAAGGCAATCCTGAACTTCAGATGA